The Polyangium aurulentum genomic interval TCAACGTGGCGCAGCGGCCCGACCTCTGGGATAAGCTGTGCGAGGAGGCGCGCAATGGCTCGGGTTTGCCGCGCACGCCGCAGGAGCTGAAGGCATATCCCTTCGCCGAGGCCCTGTTCCGCGAGACCCTGCGGCTCTATCCGCCCGCGCCGTCGACGAGCCGCAAGACGACCGATTGGATCACGCTCTGCCATCACCGCATTCCGCCGGGCACGATGGTGGGCGTGCCCGTGGGCGTGCTCGGGCGGCATCCGGCGCTCCACGAGGCGCCCGAGCGGTTCGATCCGGGGCGGTGGCTCGGCCGCAGCGGGGCGCCCACGCCGATCGAGCTCGTGCCCTTCGGCGGCGGCCCGCATTTCTGCCTCGGATACAACCTCGCCTGGATGGAGGTCGTGCAATTCGCGGTGGCGATGGCGCGCGAGCTCGACGCGCGCGGCGTGCGCCCGCGGCTCGCGAACGGCCCGGCGCCGCGGCAATGGTACACGCCGCTCGGCCATCCGACCGCGACGACGCGCATCGAATTTGCACCGTCGAATGCGTCGCGCACGGATCGCGCAGCTTCCTAGCACGGCCCTTGCCTTCGGCCTCCCCGTGGACAGCCGAATCGACGAGCTCATGCGCACCGGCGCCTCGACTCCTGGGCTCATCTCCCTCGGAGGTGGGCTCCCGGCGAGCGACCTCTTCCCGCGGCGGGCGCTGGCCGCCTCCTTCCTGCGCGCAGTCTCCGAGCCCAGCGCCGCCGCGCTTCAATATGGCTGGCCGGAGGGCAGCGAGAGGCTGCGCGCGTGGGTGGCAGCCAGGCTTCGGCGGCGCGGGGCCGACGTCGATTCGAGCGACGTCATCATGACGAGCGGCGCGCAGCAGGCGCTCGCCGTGGCCACGCAGGTGCTCTTTCGCCGCGGCTCGCGCGTCTCTTGCGACCCGGAGACCTACTCGAGCGCGCTCGATCTCTTCGAGGCGCGCGGGGTCGTGGCCGTCACCGACCAGCAGAGCGTCGAGGGTTTTTACACGATGCCCGCGATGAGCAATCCGCGCGGCCTTTGCATGGCCGACGAGGCGCGGCGCGCGCTCCTTCGCCGCGCCCGGGCCGCGCACGCGGTGATCATCGAGGACGACGCCTACGCCGAGATCCGCTGGGGAAGCCCTCTGCCTCGGCCGATGCTCGCCGACGATCGCGCGCACGTCTGGCACGTCGGGACGTTCTCGAAGACGCTCAGCCCGGGGCTGCGTGTCGGCTGGCTGGTCGTCCCGCGCCGCTTCCGGCGTCGCGCGCTCGAGGCCAAGAACGCGCTCGATCTGCAGGCGAACAGCCTGGCGCAGGAGCTGCTCGCCGACTTTTTGACCCGCAACGATTACGACGCCCTCGTCGAGCGCGCGAGCCGATTCTACCGCCGTCGCGCGAAGAACCTCGTCCGGGCGCTCTCCCGCCGCATCCCCGAGCTGCGCTTCGCCATGCCCGAGGGGGGTTTTACGATCTGGGCCGAGAGTGACATCGAGGGCGACGACGCGGCCCTGCTCGAGACCGCCATCGCGCACGGCGTCAGCTTCGAGCCGGGGAGAATCTTTCGCCTCGACAAACGCGCCTCGCCCATCACCATGCGGCTGTCCTTCGCGAGCGAGCCGACCCCGCGGCAGATCGAGGGGGTCGAGCGGCTGGCCCGCGCCATTGCGGCCTACCGGCGCGCCGGGCGCAGGGCGGCGCGCCACGCGGCGTAGCGGATCTCAGCGCGTGCTCGTGCCCGGCGCTCGCCACAGCTTGCGCCGGATCGCGCCGAGCATCGCGCCGAGGTTGTCGGGCGTGAAGCGGAACCAGAAGCCGAGATAGCAGCCGTTGGTGCGGAAATCGGGGTTTGCCGCGGCGTAGGCCCTGGCGGCGGGGCGCTCGAAATAGCGCTGCGGATAGCGCCCGAGGGTCTCGGGCGTCATGAAGATGTTTACGAAGAACTGGCCCGTCTCCTCGTCGAGGCGGAAGTGGCTCTCCGCCGCGAGCGCGACGAACGCCTTGCGGAGGGCGTCGGCCTCTTCACCCCCATCGCGCGGGTGAAAGATCTTGTAGCTCGCGAGGGCCTCGGTGATGGATACGAATCCGAAGAGGCTCGCCATGGACATGCGATAGTACCGGGCCCCGGGGTGGCGCAGCTTGTCCTGGAGGTAAAAGACGAGGCCGGAGAGCAGGTGAAGGCCATGATTGCGGAATTCGGGCAGGATGCGCAGCTTGCCCCCCAGGATGATGCGGCCTCGGGGCAGGTCGATGTCCGCCGTCCGCCAGAATTGAAAGCCGACGATCTCGCCGGTATCGACGCGCCGGAACACGTGCACGAGGTCGTTGGCCGCGGCGTGCACGCGGAAGTGCTCGAGGTCCTCGGACATCAGGCGGTTTGCCATCGCGTGGAGCTCCCGGATGTCGGCGTCCGTGAAGCTCTCGCGGCGAAGGGTCCTCATTCGCACGGCGGGGCGGATCGTCGAGGCGCGGAGCAGGAGATCGAGCGCGGAGGCGGACAGGGATTCGAGGACGGTCATCGGCGCGCGTGACTGTACAGGAACACGGGGGCAGTGGAAAATCTGCAACGCTGGCGGCGCGATTGCACGGCCGCGCCCCCGGGTGCGCCCTGGATGTACCGTGGAGCCCGAAGGCGTCCTGCGCTGCTCTTTGCTTGACGCTGCGACGCCCTTGCGCTCTTCTGTTGGCGAATCTCGAGCCCCTCGATCCAACGGGCCGCGGGAGGCCACGGTGAGCATCGCACCCCTGTCCGTAGGGACGCTCCTCCAGCGCGGACGTTATACGCTGAAGAGCGTCATCGCGCACAGCGGCTTCTCGATCACGTATCGGGCGTTCGACGAGCGCACCTTCACCGACGTCGCCATCAAGGAGCACGCCTATGCTGGCGCATGCTACCGCGATACGGCGACCGGACGGGTGATCGCGCACCGCGGGCAGGAGATTTTGCACGCGCGGCTCACCGAGCGGCTGATCCGCGAGGCGAGCCTGCTCGTGGGCGTGCGCCACCCCCACGTCGTGCGGGTCGAGGCGGCGTGGGAAGAGCTCGGCACGGCCTATTACGCGATGGAGCTGCTCGAGGGCGAGACGCTCGAGCGGTGGGTCGAGCAGGCGGCTTCGGCCGAGCCGAGCGCCGAGCGTTTCGCCGAGGTGCGCCGCGTGGCGCTCGAGATCCTGGGCGCGCTGCGCGCGGCGCACGAGCGAGCGGTGTACCATTGCGACCTGAAGCCCGAGAACGTGCTCCTGACCGAGCGCGGGGCGGTCCTCATCGATTTCGGCGCCGCGCGGACGGGCGAGCACATCACGCGCACGGTCACCCTGATGCCGTTCACGCGCGGCTATGCGGCGCCGGAGCTGCTGTATCCGGAGCTCATCCGCGACGTCGGCCCCTGGACCGACGCGTATGCCTGGGGAATGCTCGTGTACGGCCTCATTGCAGGGCATCGGCCGGCGGGCATTCCCATCGACGCCATGGAGCGAATCGCGCGGCGCATGCTCGCCGACGTGGCGCCTCCCGATCCGTACGACAGCGCCGCCGCCACGCTCGAAGCGCGCGGGGTGCCCTCCGCCTGGGCTGCGGGGATCGCCGCGTGCCTGCGAATCCAGCGGGGAGAGCGCCCGGGCTCGATGGAGGCGCTCGAGGTGCTCCTCGGCGAGCGCGAGGCCCCCGAAGGCGAGGCGCCGCCGCAAGAGGCGCCCCGGGAGCTGTCGCAATCGGCCATCGTGCCCCCGGTCGTGCCCATCATCGACCGCGAAGAGCCCTCGCTGCCGGCGCGCACCGAGCTTTCGTTCGCCCCGCCGCCCGTGTCGCTCTCGCCCTCGCTGCCGTCCAATATCGTCCCCGAGATCTCCGCGCCGCAATTGACGCCGCCGCCGCCGTCGTGCGCGGCCCCGCCGAGCCGGCCCTTGCCGTTCGGGAGGCTCGCGGCGGGCGTGCTCGCGCTGCTCTCGGTCGGCGCGGCGTGCCTCGTCGCTTTCGGTCCTCGAAGCACGGCTTCGGAGCGCCCGCCCGACGAAGAGCCCCCGCCCGTCGTCACCCTGTCGCCCGAGATTCAGTCGCCCGTCGAGGTCACGGTGACGTCGCAGGATCCCGCCTGCCCGGATCTGCAATACGAATGCAATGGAGGCTGCAAGCGGCGCGACGATCCCACGTTCGGCTGCGGCCGGTGCCGGCCGACCTGCAAGCTCGCGCATGTGGACAAGTACGCCTGCCGCGGCAGCCGGTGCGCGCCCAAGACGTGCGAGACGGGCTGGGACGATTGCAACGAAAAGCCCGAGGACGGCTGCGAGATCGATCTGACGACGACCCTCGATCATTGCGGCGCGTGCGGAAAACAGTGCACGCCCGGACCCCGTGTGATCGAGGCTGCGTGCGTGGCCGGCGCCTGCGGCGTCGTGCGCTGCGAGCTCGGCTGGGACAATTGCAACGACAAACCCGAGGACGGCTGCGAGGTCGATCTGGGGACGACCCTCGAGCATTGCGGCGCGTGCGGCCGGCGCTGCGAGCGAGGGCCGAAGGTGGCCGAGGCCCTCTGCGTCGCCAGCGCGTGCAGCATCGGCCGATGCGAGGAGGGGCAGGCCGATTGCAACGGCCGGGTCGATGACGGCTGCGAGGTCGACCTCCGCCGCGACACGCTCCACTGCGGGCAGTGCAATGCAGGTTGCGGCGGAAAACCCCACGTGTCGGCGTTCCATTGCCAGGAGGGATCCTGCGCCATCGACACGTGCGAGGCCGGCTGGCTGAACGCGGACGCGGACGCCTCCAACGGCTGCGAGCACGAGATCCCGCCGCCTCCGCCGCTCCCGCCGCCTCCCTCCGAGCTGCCGGAGCTGCCGCCGCCGC includes:
- a CDS encoding PLP-dependent aminotransferase family protein encodes the protein MDSRIDELMRTGASTPGLISLGGGLPASDLFPRRALAASFLRAVSEPSAAALQYGWPEGSERLRAWVAARLRRRGADVDSSDVIMTSGAQQALAVATQVLFRRGSRVSCDPETYSSALDLFEARGVVAVTDQQSVEGFYTMPAMSNPRGLCMADEARRALLRRARAAHAVIIEDDAYAEIRWGSPLPRPMLADDRAHVWHVGTFSKTLSPGLRVGWLVVPRRFRRRALEAKNALDLQANSLAQELLADFLTRNDYDALVERASRFYRRRAKNLVRALSRRIPELRFAMPEGGFTIWAESDIEGDDAALLETAIAHGVSFEPGRIFRLDKRASPITMRLSFASEPTPRQIEGVERLARAIAAYRRAGRRAARHAA
- a CDS encoding protein kinase domain-containing protein, coding for MSIAPLSVGTLLQRGRYTLKSVIAHSGFSITYRAFDERTFTDVAIKEHAYAGACYRDTATGRVIAHRGQEILHARLTERLIREASLLVGVRHPHVVRVEAAWEELGTAYYAMELLEGETLERWVEQAASAEPSAERFAEVRRVALEILGALRAAHERAVYHCDLKPENVLLTERGAVLIDFGAARTGEHITRTVTLMPFTRGYAAPELLYPELIRDVGPWTDAYAWGMLVYGLIAGHRPAGIPIDAMERIARRMLADVAPPDPYDSAAATLEARGVPSAWAAGIAACLRIQRGERPGSMEALEVLLGEREAPEGEAPPQEAPRELSQSAIVPPVVPIIDREEPSLPARTELSFAPPPVSLSPSLPSNIVPEISAPQLTPPPPSCAAPPSRPLPFGRLAAGVLALLSVGAACLVAFGPRSTASERPPDEEPPPVVTLSPEIQSPVEVTVTSQDPACPDLQYECNGGCKRRDDPTFGCGRCRPTCKLAHVDKYACRGSRCAPKTCETGWDDCNEKPEDGCEIDLTTTLDHCGACGKQCTPGPRVIEAACVAGACGVVRCELGWDNCNDKPEDGCEVDLGTTLEHCGACGRRCERGPKVAEALCVASACSIGRCEEGQADCNGRVDDGCEVDLRRDTLHCGQCNAGCGGKPHVSAFHCQEGSCAIDTCEAGWLNADADASNGCEHEIPPPPPLPPPPSELPELPPPLPETLPQLPPSDAGG